From Bufo gargarizans isolate SCDJY-AF-19 chromosome 10, ASM1485885v1, whole genome shotgun sequence, the proteins below share one genomic window:
- the LOC122920699 gene encoding enoyl-CoA hydratase, mitochondrial-like, producing the protein MAAALCRGISRLAVPRYQGHPALFRGYSAGLSYQYILVEHRGQSQSIGFIQLNRPKALNALCDGLMTEIRQALDSFEEDPQIGAVVITGSEKAFAAGADIKEMQNRTFQECYGGSFLSQWNRVSTMKKPVIAAVNGYALGGGCELAMMCDIIYAGEKAQFGQPEILLGTIPGAGGTQRLTRAVGKSLAMEMILTGDRINAQEAKEAGLVSKVYPVDRVVDEAILCGEKIAQNSKLIVSMAKEAVNGAFELSLAEGNRLEKRLFHSTFATDDRKEGMGAFVEKRKANFKDQ; encoded by the coding sequence ATGGCGGCGGCACTGTGCAGAGGGATCTCTCGTCTGGCAGTACCCAGATATCAAGGTCACCCTGCGCTTTTCAGGGGCTATAGCGCTGGGCTGTCATATCAGTACATTCTGGTGGAACACAGAGGGCAGAGTCAGAGTATTGGCTTCATACAACTAAACCGACCGAAAGCCCTGAATGCCTTATGTGACGGGCTGATGACGGAGATCCGCCAGGCGCTTGATTCTTTTGAAGAGGATCCTCAGATTGGGGCAGTGGTCATCACAGGCAGTGAGAAAGCCTTTGCTGCTGGCGCAGATATAAAAGAGATGCAGAACCGGACCTTCCAGGAGTGCTACGGGGGCAGCTTCCTGTCCCAGTGGAACCGTGTCTCTACCATGAAGAAGCCGGTTATTGCAGCTGTTAATGGCTATGCCCTTGGCGGAGGATGCGAGCTTGCTATGATGTGTGACATTATCTACGCTGGGGAGAAGGCGCAGTTTGGACAACCAGAGATCCTGCTTGGAACCATTCCGGGAGCTGGTGGCACCCAAAGACTCACAAGGGCTGTCGGGAAATCCTTGGCCATGGAAATGATCCTTACTGGTGACCGCATCAACGCCCAAGAAGCCAAGGAAGCGGGGCTTGTCAGCAAAGTCTACCCAGTGGACAGAGTTGTGGATGAAGCCATCCTATGTGGCGAGAAAATAGCCCAAAACTCCAAGCTCATTGTGTCTATGGCAAAAGAAGCTGTAAATGGAGCATTTGAATTATCTTTGGCGGAGGGCAACAGACTTGAAAAGCGACTTTTCCACTCTACATTTGCTACTGATGACCGTAAAGAAGGAATGGGCGCTTTTGTAGAAAAGAGGAAGGCAAACTTCAAAGACCAATAG